The stretch of DNA GACGGGTGCACCCGCTCGTCTGCTCCGTCTGTCGAACAGCGGTACGGTGCGCGACGAGTACGTCTACCGCACCGATCCCCTGCCGACCGTCGACGGCGAGGAGGGCGCCTCCGAACTCCTCGCCCTGAACGGCACCGACTATCTCGTGATCGAGCGAGGCTACGACGGCACGACGGGCCGCAATCACGTGAAGGTCTTCTGGACGACGATCAGCGGTGCGCAACCGATCACCGGCGACTCGCGCGTCCCGTCGACGGTGAAGGCCATGCCGAAGACACTCGTCTTCGACTTCGCCTCCGTCCCGCGGATCGGCAACCCGGACAATGTCGAAGGCATGTCGTTCGGCCCGCGCCTGAAAGACGGACGACGGTCCCTCGTCCTGGTCTCCGACGACAACTTCAGCTCATCGCAGAAGACGCTGTTCCACATCCTGGCCGTCGACTGAGCCGGCCCCAGAGGTAACGGGAATCTCCCGCTCGGTGGGAGAACCCGTACACCCGCTACGACGCCGCGCTCACCTGAACTCGAACCGCGAGGGCCAGATCGCGCAATGACGTTCCACCGGAGCCGCGAGCATCGACGCCGGTCAGCGTGTCGATCACCGGATCGAGCACATCGCGCGGCAGGAACGGGCCGACGTTGCCGAGGAACTTCTCGACGATCTCGTCGACCGTCAACGCCGAGTCCGGATTGCCGCGGGCGTTGGGCACCTCCGCGGTCCAGGCGCCCGAGATCGTCCGGACGGTGACCCGCGCGGGCCGTCGCTGCGGCAGCGCCGCCGAGAACTCGGGTACCTCGCGCAGGTGCACGCGATCCACCAGCATCTCGACGTCGGGCCTGTCGAATCGCTCCGGCAGGAAGCCCTCGGCGTCGAGTCGGCCGTCGACGACGACCGACGCCACACAGCGCGGGATCGAGAAGCGCGCGTGCAGATCCGACTCGGCGCCGCGCGTGTCCAGCGACGCCGCGAACGCGAACGTCTCGACCTCGACGGCGACGATGTCCGACGGCGCCGGACCACCGGCGTCCGCCAGCGCGATGCGTAGTGCGTCGAGTGTCGGATGAACCCACCGTGCGCACGCGTACGGTTTGACGTAGCTGTCGCGCACCCGCCACCGTTCCCCGAGCCCGCCGGTGATCTCGTCGACATCGGCATCGGTGGCGACGACGCCGTCGTACAGAGCATCGAGCGCGCCCTCGGCGCCGGCGCTGTCGCCCGCGGTCGCCGCGGCGAGCGAGCCGTAGTACGCGCCGAGACCGGTCCACACGTTGCGTACTGTGCCGCCGTGCATCGGCACGGCGAGCGTCGCCGCCAGTGGCAGCGATCCGCTGCGTTCGACGGCCCGCACCACCCGCCCCGCATCGGCCCCGGTCACCGCGCTCATCGCGACGGCGGCCGCAATCGGCCCGTGAACGCCGTGCGGATGCAGACCCGGCCGCAGCGAGGTCCCGACGCCGAATCGAAGTCCCACCTCGCAGCCGAGAACGAAGGCGGTGATCGCGGCGTCGTCGTCGACCGGACCGCGGGTCACCGCGTGCAGCAGCGCGGGCAGTACATGCGGCGCCGGGTGGGCGGTCGGCACGGGTGGGAGCCGAGCACCGGCCGGATGGAACGATCCGCCGGAGTCGGCGTCGAGCCAGGTGGCCGCCGCACCGAGCACGGTGGTCCACGCGAACGGGACCGCCGCCGCCTCCTCGTCGGCGATCGCCAGCGTGCGCCCCATCTCCTGGACGGCCGGATAGCGCAGGCCGCCGATCAACGCGCCGAGCGAGTCGAGCAGCAGCAGACGCCCGAACGTCCAGGTCTCCTCCGGGACGCCGTCGTGATCGGTGTCGGCGACGAAACCGCCCAGCCGCGTCAGATCGAGTTTCAGGTCAGTCAACTGTTCATCTCCTTGCACTGTTCGCCAGACCGGCGCGCACCGCCGACACTGTCGGGGCCAGCCGGTCTTCGATTCCCGCGATCGCGCCGGCCAGGACGACACCGTCGATCCCCATACCGGCCAGCGGTCGCAGCCGATCGACGATCTCGTCGGTCGAACCGGTGAGCAGGAACCGGTCGCGAATCAGTTCTTCGGCGTCGCGATCGGTGCCTTGCGCCGCCGACGCCTCGGCGGTCCCGTGCTTGCGATAGTCGTGCGCGGCGGCGACCGCGGCGACCCGGCCGATCATGTCGTCGGCGACGTCGTACCACCGCGGAGAACGAACCAGTCGGGCCGCGCACGACCCGAGGATCGGTGCGGCGGCCTCACGCGACTGCTCGTCGTCGGCCGTGACGACCCCGCGTACGAACAGCCAGCACGCGGTGTCCGGGCGAGCCGCGCGCGCGGTGGCCAGCGCACGCTCCACCACGCCGGCCGACGCACCCACGTCGAGCAGGACGCCGCCGACCGCCTGGGCGTTGACCTCGATGGTGCGCGGTCCCGAGCCGGCGCCGAGCACCGGCCCGGTCCGCGGTGCCAGATCGTCGAGGCGGGCGCGGAACTCCTGTGCAAGGGCACGGTACTCACGTAGCGACGGGACCGTCAGCCCCTCGTTCGCCAGTGAACTCTCCCCGCGCGCGACGACGGTCAACACGCGGCCGGGAAACCGATCGGCGAGCGTCGCGCACGACTGTGCCACGACGCTCGGATGATGCAGACCGAGCCCCATGACACACGGCCCCGACAGTGCTGCGGCGGTGGAGCCGAGCACGCTCGCCGCGGTCAGGAACGGGTCCGGGAACAGTCGCGGACTGTCGGCGAATCCGACGCCGTCCGCACCGTCGCGCACCGCGTGCCGGGCCGCGACCAGCGGATCCTGCACGCCGCGCGGACGCGCGAGGTTGAGCAGGATCGGCGGGCCGCTCACGCCAGACGACCCAACAGGTCGCCGACGGTGCGCGGCACGTCGATGCGGTCGGCCACCGGCCGACCGGCGGCGGCCGACGCCGTATGCGCCACACTGCCCGGCATCGCAGTGATCGCATCGGCGGGCAGCGTCGCGGCCAGCCAGCCGGCGGCGGCCGCATGACCGGCGGCCCACCCGTCGGTCCGCGCGTGAGCGGCGGCCGGGGTGAACACCTGCAGACTCGCCGCGAGGTCGAGCACCGGCGCCAGATCGGCGCCCTCCGCGGGTCCGGTGAGCGAAGCGGCGGCCGCGGCGGCGAGCGTCGCCGCCGTCGGGTACGCGAGCGGTGCTGCGCCGAGCAGATCGTCGGCCTCGTCGAGCACGCGCAGACCGGCGACCACGGCTCGACCGATCCGCTCCACACCGGTGTCGGCCGGTGCGACGGCCAACGCGGCGAGCAGCGGCGCCCACCGCCGGTCGGGCGCCGCGGCGGCGAGTCGGGCGCCGTTCCACATCAGCGCCGGATACGTCGGTGCCACACGACCGGTCCCGATCAGTGGAAACCCGGCGGAGGCTGCGATCAGATCGGCCCACGCCGCCTCGGCCGCCGTCGGCTCACCGACCGCGTCGACCGGCAGCGACCGGGCCGCCGCGGCAGCGATGTCGGCGGAGACCGCACCGGAGGAGTAGACGGTCATCGCCCGCTCGGCCAGCCGGTCGGTGAACTCCGGTGCCGGATCGCTCAGCACCACCGTCGATGCGTCGAAGGTGGTCACCGGTCGCGCTCCACCACGGTGCTCTCCCCGATCAGGTAGAACGCGAAGTCGGTACGACCGCCCGGACCACGCTCGGCGGGCAGCGGATTCTCGGCGAACCAGGCGCGGTACGCCTCATACGCGTCGTGGTCGGCGAAGTGCATCTCGGCGATCCGGTACAGGTCCAAGCTCGGCGGAATCTCCGCGGTGCCGCCGGACGCCGACGTGACCGGGTACAGGATCTTGTTGAAGACGATCCGGTCCAGGTGCGGATTGGCGAGCAGGTCGGGCGCGTGCACATCGAACAGCCAGCGCTCGTACTCCTCCTCGCTGACGCCCTCGACGATGGTGTATCCGAGCAGTGCCTTGATCATCGGTTCACATTCCTTTCTCGCTGTCGGTTCGGTCTGGTGACGGTGGAGGTCTCGACTCCGGTTCTCCCGGGCCGAGTCGACGGGCTCGACGAACGGGAGACCGGTCAGCCTGGAATCGGCAGGTCGAAGGCCTGCGCACCGTCGCCGAAGCCTTCGACCCGGATCCGGCTCGGCGTGATCCGCACGCCGCGCATGGTCTCGTCGATCTCGGCACGGTCGCGGCGGGGAGCCCTCACGTGACCCGCGGCGCGGAGCCGCTCGGTGTGGCGGAGGTAGGCGTCCCATGTCTGGTCCGCATCGAGCAGACGCGCCGTGCCGCGCACGAACACCGCGCGCGGGATCGTCAAACCGAGATCGAACGTCCAGGGCGAGTCGTTCACCGACTCCGGCGACGGCGCCCCGACCCAGGTGACGAGAACTCGCGGATCGCGCTCGAGCTGCGCGTTTCGCCGATGGACGCGCCGCTGCACCATCTCGACCGTCCAGTCGTCGGCGAGGAACGCACTCGTCGAGCGTCCGATCGGCTCGCCGAGCCGATCGAACGTCACCACCTGCGCGAAACCCGCCTCACACTGCACGAATGCGCGTGCGGCCCGTTCGACGTCGGTCGGGTCAGCCATTCGCGACGACAGTCGCGGCGAGGTACGCCAGACCGAACGCGGGCATCAGGCCGTTGCCCGCCAGATATCCCCCGGCTCCGTGACCGGACACGCCCGCGGCGGCGCCGCCGGAGGCGTACAGGCCCGGGATCGGCCGGTCGTCTGCGTCGACGACGCGCGCCTTCTCGTCGACGACCAGACCGCCCTGCGTGTGGAACAGTGCCGGAACCACGCGGACCGCGGCATAGGGAGGCTCCAGCGGCGCCTCGTACTCGCGCCCGAAGCGGTCCTCGACGTGTCCGCGTGCGGCGAGTGCCGACTCCTCCAGCTCGGCCACGACGGCGTCGACCGGCAACCCGGTGACCTCCGCGAGTGCGGCCGCGTCGTCGGCCCAGACCTCGGCGCCCGACTCGACGGTCTGCCGGAAGTCGGTGAACGGCTGGCACAGGTCGTGGACGCGGCGGTCGAAGACCACCCAACCGGTCGCACCGGGACGGGCCGCCAGGTACGGGCCGAACTCGGAGTATCCGCTGGTCTCCTTGGCGAACCGGCGGCCCGTGGTGTCGAGCATGATCGCGCCGTGCATGATCGTCGCCCAGCCGAGCAGCGTCGCCGATTTCGCGGCCAGCGCGCCGTGGCCCTGGTACGCGTCGAGGTAGGCCGACGCCGCACCGAGTCTCGTTCCGATGCGCAGTCCGTCGCCGCGCGACGTCTCGCTGCCGTGGTACGTGGCCGAGGCGATCTCCGGCATGTGCTCGGCGACCATCTCGTGGTCGGCGCCGAATCCGTTGGTGGCCAACAGCACCGCGGGGGTCTCGATGCGTTCGGAGGCGCCGGACGGATCGGTCACGATCACTGCGCACACCGCGCCGTCGGCGTCGAGCTCCACATCGGTCAGACGCGCGGGCACCAGGAAGTCGATCTTCGGATGGCTGCGCGCGGTGCGCGCCAAGTGGTCGATCAGCGCGTTGCCGTGCCGCTCCGGGATGGTGTGGCAGCGGTCCACCGAGTGACCGGGATAGTGCATGTCGGTCATCAGCGAGATCTCCAGACCGACCTCGTCGGCCATCCATTCGACCATCTCGCCGCTGACTTCGGCCA from Gordonia humi encodes:
- a CDS encoding LLM class flavin-dependent oxidoreductase; translated protein: MSGPPILLNLARPRGVQDPLVAARHAVRDGADGVGFADSPRLFPDPFLTAASVLGSTAAALSGPCVMGLGLHHPSVVAQSCATLADRFPGRVLTVVARGESSLANEGLTVPSLREYRALAQEFRARLDDLAPRTGPVLGAGSGPRTIEVNAQAVGGVLLDVGASAGVVERALATARAARPDTACWLFVRGVVTADDEQSREAAAPILGSCAARLVRSPRWYDVADDMIGRVAAVAAAHDYRKHGTAEASAAQGTDRDAEELIRDRFLLTGSTDEIVDRLRPLAGMGIDGVVLAGAIAGIEDRLAPTVSAVRAGLANSARR
- a CDS encoding FAD-binding protein; its protein translation is MSADGPDLVVAGAGGGLIGALRAAQSGLDVLVVEASEHFTRGNNTSMCTAMIPGVGSRFQKELGIEDSADLFAADVERKTKGTGDQRLARTLAEVSGEMVEWMADEVGLEISLMTDMHYPGHSVDRCHTIPERHGNALIDHLARTARSHPKIDFLVPARLTDVELDADGAVCAVIVTDPSGASERIETPAVLLATNGFGADHEMVAEHMPEIASATYHGSETSRGDGLRIGTRLGAASAYLDAYQGHGALAAKSATLLGWATIMHGAIMLDTTGRRFAKETSGYSEFGPYLAARPGATGWVVFDRRVHDLCQPFTDFRQTVESGAEVWADDAAALAEVTGLPVDAVVAELEESALAARGHVEDRFGREYEAPLEPPYAAVRVVPALFHTQGGLVVDEKARVVDADDRPIPGLYASGGAAAGVSGHGAGGYLAGNGLMPAFGLAYLAATVVANG
- a CDS encoding MmgE/PrpD family protein translates to MTDLKLDLTRLGGFVADTDHDGVPEETWTFGRLLLLDSLGALIGGLRYPAVQEMGRTLAIADEEAAAVPFAWTTVLGAAATWLDADSGGSFHPAGARLPPVPTAHPAPHVLPALLHAVTRGPVDDDAAITAFVLGCEVGLRFGVGTSLRPGLHPHGVHGPIAAAVAMSAVTGADAGRVVRAVERSGSLPLAATLAVPMHGGTVRNVWTGLGAYYGSLAAATAGDSAGAEGALDALYDGVVATDADVDEITGGLGERWRVRDSYVKPYACARWVHPTLDALRIALADAGGPAPSDIVAVEVETFAFAASLDTRGAESDLHARFSIPRCVASVVVDGRLDAEGFLPERFDRPDVEMLVDRVHLREVPEFSAALPQRRPARVTVRTISGAWTAEVPNARGNPDSALTVDEIVEKFLGNVGPFLPRDVLDPVIDTLTGVDARGSGGTSLRDLALAVRVQVSAAS